CGTGACCGATGGCACGTCCTGGCACATGCTCACCGTGATCTGCATCCTCCTATTCATAGGCGCCATGGGCAAGTCGGCGCAGATGCCGCTACATGTGTGGCTGCCGGATTCCATGGAGGGCCCGACGCCGATCTCGGCCCTGATCCATGCCGCGACCATGGTCACAGCCGGGGTCTTCATGGTGGCGCGCATGTCGCCGCTCTTCGAGCAGTCGCCGGTGGCGCGCAGCGTGGTGCTTGTGGTGGGGGCCTCGACGGCGTTCTTCATGGCACTGCTTGGCATGGTGCAAACCGACATCAAGCGCGTGATCGCCTATTCGACGCTGTCGCAGTTGGGTTACATGACCGCAGCGCTCGGCGCGTCGGCCTACGCCGCCGCCATCTTCCATCTCGTCACGCATGCGTTTTTCAAGGCCCTGCTGTTTTTGGCGGCCGGTTCGGTCATCATCGCCCTGCATCACGAACAGGATCTGCGCAAGATGGGCGGCCTGCGCCGCTATATGCCGATCACGTTCGCGGCCACCTGGGTGGGCTCTCTGGCGCTCGCCGGCATCCCGCCGTTCGCCGGCTTTTTCTCCAAGGACGCGATCATCGACGCGGTCGCGCGCTCGACCCTGCCGGGCGCCGATTATGCGTTCGCGGCGGTGCTCGCGGGCGTGTTCGTGACCGCGTTTTATACCTTCCGCATGCTGTTCCTGGCGTTCTATGGTGAACCGCGCATGGACACCCAGGCCCGCCACCATCTCAAGGAATCCCCCTGGGTGGTGACGCTGCCGCTTGTGCTGTTGGCCATACCGTCGGTGCTCGCCGGTATGTTGCTCATGCGCCCGCTGCTCTTCGGTCACTTCTTTCAGGGTGCCCTTTACGTGCGGCCGGCCGACAATCCGCTCTTGCGCATGGCCCCCCACTATCACGGGGTGCTGGCCTTCATGGGCGCGGCATTCCTCTCGCCGCCGCTTTACCTGGCGCTCGGCGGCATCGCCAGCGCGTGGTATCTCTATATCCGCCGGCCGGAGCTGCCGGCACGGATGGCGCGCCGGCTGCACGCCGTGTACGCCGTATTGCGCGCCGGATACGGCTTCGATGCCGTCTATCTCGGGGGCTTCGCCGCGGGGGCGCGCGCGGCCGGACGTTTTCTATGGCGCGTCGGGGATGTGCAGCTCATAGACGGGGCGCTCGTGAACGGCACCGCGCGGCTCGTGGGGCGGATCGCAGCGTGGGGCCGGCGCCTGCAATCCGGCTATATCTATCATTATGCCTTCGCCATCATACTCGGGCTCTTTGTGCTCATGACATTCTTTCTCCACCGCGGATAAGGGCTGCCACCATGGACGTCTATCGACATATAGCCCTCAGCGTCGCGATCTGGCTGCCCATCGTCTTCGGGGTCCTCATACTGGTCGGCGGCCGGCGTTATCCTAAACTCGTCCGCCCGCTTGCCGCCGTCGGCGCCGTCGGCGCTTTTTTGGCGACCGTGCCCTTATGGGGCTTGTTTCACGCCGATTCGTTCGCCATGCAGTTTCGCGAAAGCGTCCCCTGGATACCGGCGTTCCACATCAATTATGCGCTTGGGGTCGATGGCATCTCGCTGCCGCTCGTGCTGCTCACAAGCGTGGTGGGTGTGATCGTGGTGATGGCCGCAGGTCCCGCGATCAAGGAACGCGTGCCGGAGTATTTTGCCTCCTTCCTCATCATGGAAGGCCTCATGATCGGGGTGTTCAGCGCCCTCGACGCCATGCTGTTTTATGTCTTCTGGGAGGCGATGCTGATCCCGATGTTCCTGATCATCGGCATCTGGGGGGGGCCGAATCGGGTCTACGCCACCATCAAGTTCTTTCTGTATACCTTCCTTGGCTCGGTATTGATGCTGGTGGCCCTGCTTTATCTGTATTTCCGCGCCGGCGAGACCTTCAATATCGTCTCGTTTTATCATCTGCCGCTCGCCGCGACCCCGCAGATCTTGATATTCCTGGCGTTTTTGATCGCGTTTGCGGTCAAGATCCCGATGTGGCCGGTCCATACGTGGCTCCCGGATGCGCATGTGGAGGCGCCGACCGGCGGATCGGTGGTACTTGCGGCCATCATGCTGAAGATGGGCGCCTACGGTTTCGTGCGTTTCAGTCTGCCGATCGTGCCGCAGGCGAGCCACGAACTGGCGGGTCTCATGATCACGCTCTCGCTCATCGCCGTGGTCTATATCGGTCTTGTGGCGCTGGTGCAAGACGACATGAAAAAGCTGATTGCCTATTCGTCGATCGCACACATGGGCTTTGTGACCCTCGGGATTTTCCTGTTCAGCCGCATCGCCATGGATGGCGCGCTCGTGCAGATGATCTCGCACGGCTTTGTGTCGGCCGCGATGTTTCTGTGTGTCGGGGTGCTATATGATCGCCTGCACTCCCGCGCCATCCACGACTACGGCGGTGTCGTCAATCGCATGCCGGTATTCGCGGCGTTCATGATGCTCTTTGCCATGGCCAACTCCGGGCTACCCGGCACCTCCGGTTTCGTGGGCGAGTTCCTGGTGATCCTGGGGGCGTTCAAGGCCGACTTCTGGTACGCGGTGCTCGCGGCCACGACCTTGATCTCGGGTGCCGCCTACACGCTCTGGATGTACAAGAGGGTCATCTTCGGGCCGGTCACCAAGCCCGCCGTGGCGGCCTTGTCGGACGTGACCGGGCGCGAACTTTCGTTTCTCGCAGTCCTCGGTGCGGCGGTGCTCGTCCTGGGGCTGTGGCCCGCGCCCTTGCTGCATGTGATGACGGCCTCCGTGCATCATCTTTTATGGCGCCCGGGCGTGCGACTCGCCGGCGCGACTCCCTAGGGTGGTCTCATGATGCATATAAGACCGGTGTTGCCGGAAATCCTCGTTTTTGCCATGGCCTGCGTGATCCTGCTCGCGGACCTCTTCTGGAAGCGGCGATTCAAGGGGATGATGTATGGGGTCACGCAGGCCACCCTCATTGCCGCCGGAATCACCGCCTACTCCCTGCGCGATGAGGGCGCGCGCGTCGTATTGCACGGCATGGTGATCGGCGATCGCCTGAGCATCGTGCTGCAGATCGCGATCTTTGCGTTGACTGCCATCGTGCTCGCCTATTCGCGGACCTATATCGCCGAGCGCGGGGTGTTTCGTAGCGAATTCTTTGTGCTCGCGCTCACCGGCGTTGTCGGTATGTGCGTGATGGTGAGCGCCGCGCATTTCCTGTCCTTGTACCTGGGGCTCGAGCTCTTGTCGCTCAGCCTCTATGCGCTGATCGCGATGCAGCGCGATTCGATTCCCGCCACCGAGGCGGCCATGAAGTATTTCGTGCTGGGCGCGCTCTCCTCGGGGCTTTTGCTCTACGGCCTGTCGATGCTCTATGGCGCCACCGGCAGCCTTGCGATCGGCCGGGTGGCGACCGCGCTCGCCGCGCTCCCGCGCCATGACATGGTGGCGACACTGGGTCTCGTGTTCGTCCTGTCGGGTCTTGCCTTCAAGCTCGGCGCGGTGCCCTTCCATATGTGGATCCCCGATGTCTATGAAGGGGCGCCGACGGCCGTGACCTTGTATGTCGGCGCGGCCCCCAAGATCGCCGCGTTCGCGCTCTTTCTGCGCCTGCTGGTGGCGGGGCTTCATGGCCTGTCCGGCGCCTGGCAGGAGATGCTGGTGCTGCTCGCGTTTTTGTCGATGGCGGTCGGCAATGTGGTCGCCATTGCCCAGACCAACTTAAAGCGCATGCTCGCCTACTCGGCGATCGCGCACATGGGCTTTCTGCTGCTCGGGCTCTTGAGCGCGCGCGTGAGCGGCTATGCCGATGCCCTGTTCTATGCCTTGATCTACGCCTTCATGACCCTCGGGGCGTTCGGCGTCATCATCCTGCTCTCGCGCAAGGGTTTCGAGGCCGAACGTCTGGAGGATCTGCGCGGCCTCTATCAGAGGAGCCCCTGGTATGCGTGGGTGATGCTGTTGTTCATGTTCTCGATGGCGGGCATCCCCCCGACCATAGGGTTCTACGCCAAGCTCGCGGTCATCCAGGCGGCGGTCAGCGCCGGATTTTATGGGCTGGCGGTGGCCGCCGTGCTGTTTTCCGTGATCGGGGCCTTCTACTACCTGCGTGTCGTGAAGCTCATGTTCTTTGATGCCCCCGTGGACGCCGGCCCGTTGCGTCAGGGGCGCGATCTGCGCTGGATCCTGAGCGTAAACGGCATCGCCATGGTGCTGGCCGCCCCGTGGGCCGGTACGCTCATCGCCATCTGTCGGGCTGCGGTTCGCGGCCTCCCCTGAGGGGCGCGTAGTCCGCGATCGGGCGGACACAACCGCTTCTTGCCGTACGGATCGGGGGTCTGGCGGGTCACCTTCAGGACCCGCCGTGCCGGCCGTAAGCCGGTGTCGGCTTGCGGCGCGCCGCCGTCACCGTTTTGTCATGCACCCTCCGTAGTATCGCGCCACGCGGCCCCGATGGACCGCGCCAGCCCCTCAATGGAGATCCCCAACCCATGAAATGCCTGAAGAAGGCCGTGGCCCTGTGGGCCGTGGCCGCGGTTCTTGCGCCCACCGTGGTCCTGGCCGAGACCCGCATCCAGTCCGATATCGCCTATCGCCGCGAACTCATGGCGGCGATGCAGTGGAATCTCGTGCGTATCGCGCAGACACTCCGCCGCCAGCGTCCTTACGATGCGAACCGCATCGCCGGGGAGGGCCGGGCGTTGGCAATGCTCGCCACCCTACCGTGGGTGGCCTTCGTGCCAGGGTCTGATCGTGGGGCCACCAAGGCGTCGGTGCGTATCTGGCAGCAGCCGCGCGCCTTCGCGGCGGCGGTTGGCCATTTCGAGGCGCTTACCCGCCAACTCGCACAGGCCACCGCCCATGCCCCGCTTGCGGCATCGGCACGCCCGCTCGAACACGTGGCC
The DNA window shown above is from Acidiferrobacter sp. SPIII_3 and carries:
- the nuoL gene encoding NADH-quinone oxidoreductase subunit L; the encoded protein is MTSALALYTAIPLACLAVSLAAGLFGRALGTVWTHRIVILGVAVAFALSACFALPQVMSGHDLDATVYLWGRAGGLPLTVGFLIDPLTALMMVVVTFVSLMVHIYTIGYMRGDPGYQRFFSYISLFTFAMLMLVMANNFLQLFFGWEAVGLVSYLLIGFWYTRESAIFASLKAFLVNRLGDFGFVLGIAAIYTVFHSLDYATVFAHVDAARHARLTVTDGTSWHMLTVICILLFIGAMGKSAQMPLHVWLPDSMEGPTPISALIHAATMVTAGVFMVARMSPLFEQSPVARSVVLVVGASTAFFMALLGMVQTDIKRVIAYSTLSQLGYMTAALGASAYAAAIFHLVTHAFFKALLFLAAGSVIIALHHEQDLRKMGGLRRYMPITFAATWVGSLALAGIPPFAGFFSKDAIIDAVARSTLPGADYAFAAVLAGVFVTAFYTFRMLFLAFYGEPRMDTQARHHLKESPWVVTLPLVLLAIPSVLAGMLLMRPLLFGHFFQGALYVRPADNPLLRMAPHYHGVLAFMGAAFLSPPLYLALGGIASAWYLYIRRPELPARMARRLHAVYAVLRAGYGFDAVYLGGFAAGARAAGRFLWRVGDVQLIDGALVNGTARLVGRIAAWGRRLQSGYIYHYAFAIILGLFVLMTFFLHRG
- a CDS encoding NADH-quinone oxidoreductase subunit M, which produces MDVYRHIALSVAIWLPIVFGVLILVGGRRYPKLVRPLAAVGAVGAFLATVPLWGLFHADSFAMQFRESVPWIPAFHINYALGVDGISLPLVLLTSVVGVIVVMAAGPAIKERVPEYFASFLIMEGLMIGVFSALDAMLFYVFWEAMLIPMFLIIGIWGGPNRVYATIKFFLYTFLGSVLMLVALLYLYFRAGETFNIVSFYHLPLAATPQILIFLAFLIAFAVKIPMWPVHTWLPDAHVEAPTGGSVVLAAIMLKMGAYGFVRFSLPIVPQASHELAGLMITLSLIAVVYIGLVALVQDDMKKLIAYSSIAHMGFVTLGIFLFSRIAMDGALVQMISHGFVSAAMFLCVGVLYDRLHSRAIHDYGGVVNRMPVFAAFMMLFAMANSGLPGTSGFVGEFLVILGAFKADFWYAVLAATTLISGAAYTLWMYKRVIFGPVTKPAVAALSDVTGRELSFLAVLGAAVLVLGLWPAPLLHVMTASVHHLLWRPGVRLAGATP
- the nuoN gene encoding NADH-quinone oxidoreductase subunit NuoN, whose product is MMHIRPVLPEILVFAMACVILLADLFWKRRFKGMMYGVTQATLIAAGITAYSLRDEGARVVLHGMVIGDRLSIVLQIAIFALTAIVLAYSRTYIAERGVFRSEFFVLALTGVVGMCVMVSAAHFLSLYLGLELLSLSLYALIAMQRDSIPATEAAMKYFVLGALSSGLLLYGLSMLYGATGSLAIGRVATALAALPRHDMVATLGLVFVLSGLAFKLGAVPFHMWIPDVYEGAPTAVTLYVGAAPKIAAFALFLRLLVAGLHGLSGAWQEMLVLLAFLSMAVGNVVAIAQTNLKRMLAYSAIAHMGFLLLGLLSARVSGYADALFYALIYAFMTLGAFGVIILLSRKGFEAERLEDLRGLYQRSPWYAWVMLLFMFSMAGIPPTIGFYAKLAVIQAAVSAGFYGLAVAAVLFSVIGAFYYLRVVKLMFFDAPVDAGPLRQGRDLRWILSVNGIAMVLAAPWAGTLIAICRAAVRGLP
- a CDS encoding cytochrome c, producing the protein MKCLKKAVALWAVAAVLAPTVVLAETRIQSDIAYRRELMAAMQWNLVRIAQTLRRQRPYDANRIAGEGRALAMLATLPWVAFVPGSDRGATKASVRIWQQPRAFAAAVGHFEALTRQLAQATAHAPLAASARPLEHVADACRSCHHRFMR